The following proteins are encoded in a genomic region of Brachypodium distachyon strain Bd21 chromosome 1, Brachypodium_distachyon_v3.0, whole genome shotgun sequence:
- the LOC106865749 gene encoding acidic endochitinase: MAGRSSLLQLLVVAVAAAQFLGSEGGGISIYWGQNGGEGSLAATCATGNYKFVNIAFLAAFGNGQPPVLNLAGHCDPSNGGCESQSADIKLCQSRGVKVMLSIGGGAGSYYLSSAADAKDVATYLWNNFLGGKSSSRPLGDAILDGIDFDIEGGTNLHWDDLARYLKGYSNSGRRVYLTAAPQCPFPDAWVGEALNTGLFDYVWVQFYNNAPCQYSSGSTSNLADAWKQWLTLPAKQIFLGLPASPQAAGSGFIPANDLKSDVLPLIKGSGKYGGIMLWSKYYDDQDGYSSSVKSDV, from the coding sequence ATGGCTGGCAGATCATCTTTGCTGCAGCTACTGGTCGTGGCAGTGGCCGCCGCGCAGTTTCTTGGGTCAGAAGGCGGCGGCATTTCCATCTACTGGGGCCAGAACGGCGGCGAGGGCTCTCTGGCGGCAACCTGCGCCACTGGCAACTACAAGTTCGTCAACATAGCGTTCCTCGCCGCCTTCGGCAACGGTCAGCCGCCAGTGCTCAATCTGGCAGGCCACTGTGACCCCAGCAATGGAGGCTGCGAGAGCCAGAGCGCCGACATCAAGCTGTGCCAGAGCCGTGGCGTGAAAGTCATGCTCTCCATCGGTGGCGGAGCAGGCAGCTACTACCTCTCCTCGGCCGCCGACGCCAAAGATGTGGCCACCTACCTGTGGAACAACTTCTTGGGAGGCAAGTCATCGTCACGGCCTCTCGGCGACGCGATCCTCGACGGCATCGATTTCGACATCGAGGGCGGCACCAACCTCCACTGGGATGATCTTGCCAGGTACCTCAAAGGGTACAGCAACTCCGGCAGGAGAGTGTACCTGACTGCCGCACCGCAGTGTCCTTTCCCTGATGCCTGGGTGGGTGAAGCCCTCAACACCGGCCTCTTTGACTATGTGTGGGTGCAGTTCTACAACAATGCTCCCTGCCAGTACAGCTCAGGCAGCACTTCCAATCTTGCGGATGCATGGAAGCAGTGGTTGACACTCCCCGCCAAGCAAATCTTCCTGGGCCTCCCAGCGTCGCCTCAGGCGGCAGGGAGCGGCTTCATCCCAGCTAATGATCTCAAGTCAGATGTGCTCCCATTGATCAAGGGCTCAGGTAAGTATGGAGGGATCATGCTGTGGTCCAAGTACTACGATGACCAAGATGGCTACAGTTCTTCGGTGAAGAGTGATGTTTGA